A DNA window from Anaerolineae bacterium contains the following coding sequences:
- a CDS encoding SIMPL domain-containing protein (The SIMPL domain is named for its presence in mouse protein SIMPL (signalling molecule that associates with mouse pelle-like kinase). Bacterial member BP26, from Brucella, was shown to assemble into a channel-like structure, while YggE from E. coli has been associated with resistance to oxidative stress.): MMKTKIAGILIAVLAATFFLTAWTEKQANPTEPRVITVTGEAEVRVVPDEVVLTLGVETWDKNLHTAKQQNDERVKAVLALAQQYGIESKYIQTEHLSLEPRYDDYYERKKLIGYFVRKTIVITLKDLSKFEDLLTGALEAGVNYVHGVQFQTTELRKHRDEARSLAIKAAQEKAIALAGDLGQRVGQPRTIHEEQAGWWSWYNAWWGSSRSDTLTQNVIQDAGGGVYTNYDSLAPGQITVKARVSVTFELA, translated from the coding sequence ATGATGAAGACAAAAATTGCAGGTATTTTAATAGCGGTGTTGGCGGCAACTTTCTTTTTGACCGCCTGGACGGAAAAGCAGGCCAATCCCACCGAACCGCGTGTGATCACCGTTACCGGCGAGGCCGAGGTGCGGGTTGTGCCTGATGAGGTGGTGCTGACCCTGGGCGTCGAAACCTGGGACAAAAACCTGCACACGGCCAAACAGCAAAATGATGAACGGGTGAAGGCGGTCTTGGCCCTGGCGCAACAGTACGGGATCGAGTCAAAATACATTCAAACAGAACACCTCAGCCTTGAACCACGTTACGACGATTATTACGAACGAAAAAAATTGATTGGCTATTTTGTGCGTAAAACCATTGTCATCACCCTCAAGGACCTCTCCAAATTTGAAGACCTGTTGACCGGCGCCCTGGAGGCTGGAGTTAATTACGTGCATGGGGTTCAATTTCAAACTACAGAACTGCGAAAACATCGGGATGAAGCCCGCAGCCTGGCCATCAAGGCGGCCCAGGAGAAAGCGATAGCCTTAGCCGGGGATTTGGGGCAGCGCGTGGGCCAACCCCGCACCATTCATGAGGAACAAGCCGGCTGGTGGTCGTGGTACAACGCCTGGTGGGGGTCTTCCCGAAGTGACACTCTAACCCAGAATGTGATTCAAGACGCCGGTGGCGGCGTTTATACCAATTACGATAGCCTGGCTCCCGGTCAGATTACGGTTAAGGCCAGGGTATCGGTTACTTTTGAACTTGCATAG
- a CDS encoding TIM barrel protein, translating to MVNLSVCIEMFWLNQPPEERIRRVKAVGYQAFEFWSWQNKDLAKIRAAKEETGLRLAACCFEPNFCLVNREDDQVFVDGVVESAAVARSLDCHTLIVTTGNVLADETFAITRRRVVRKLKKMAKTAEDQGVVLVLEPLNPLVDHPGYWLSKMSQAMDLIQEVDSPALKILDDLYHQQVTEGNLIANLTLYAPWIGHFHAAGVPGRHELVGGELDYRHIFAAIKQTGYSGYVGLEFSPVAGDEAVLKQALALNV from the coding sequence ATGGTCAATCTATCAGTTTGTATTGAGATGTTCTGGCTCAATCAACCGCCGGAAGAACGCATCCGGCGGGTCAAGGCGGTGGGGTACCAGGCCTTTGAGTTTTGGAGCTGGCAAAACAAAGACCTGGCCAAAATTCGCGCGGCTAAAGAGGAAACGGGCCTGCGCCTGGCCGCATGCTGCTTTGAACCAAACTTCTGTTTGGTCAATCGGGAGGATGACCAGGTTTTTGTTGACGGCGTGGTTGAATCGGCGGCGGTGGCCCGCTCATTGGACTGCCACACCCTGATTGTGACCACGGGCAACGTGCTGGCCGATGAAACCTTTGCCATCACGCGCCGCCGGGTGGTCCGAAAGTTAAAAAAAATGGCTAAAACGGCGGAAGATCAGGGAGTAGTTTTGGTGCTTGAACCGCTCAATCCGCTGGTAGACCATCCCGGCTATTGGCTATCCAAAATGTCGCAAGCCATGGACCTGATTCAAGAAGTGGATTCCCCGGCGTTAAAGATTTTGGACGACCTGTATCACCAACAAGTGACCGAGGGCAATTTGATTGCCAATCTTACCCTTTATGCCCCCTGGATCGGCCATTTTCACGCGGCAGGAGTGCCCGGTCGCCACGAGTTGGTTGGCGGCGAGCTTGATTACCGCCATATCTTTGCCGCCATCAAGCAAACCGGCTACAGCGGCTACGTTGGTTTGGAGTTTTCGCCGGTGGCTGGCGACGAAGCCGTCCTAAAACAGGCCCTGGCCTTGAACGTTTAG
- a CDS encoding NAD(P)/FAD-dependent oxidoreductase, with protein MDNQDSLRHVVIIGGGFGGLYAAQSLRHTPVKVTLIDKRNFHLFQPLLYQVATGGLSPGDICSPLRAVLRRQKNITVLNAEVIDIDAQYRQVILRDGKLHYDTLIVATGVSHHYFGHEEWAEIAPGLKSIEDALNIRRRILLAFEAAEREPAQQQRQAWMRFVVVGGGPTGLELAGALGELAHMTLKEDFRHINPAQADILVIEGMERVLPTYPADLSAKAEAALNRLGVTVRCNTLVTDIRDNTVILRHNDQEEQIQAHTIVWAAGMRASALGQVLAQRIGVELDRSGRVLVEPNLSIVGQPDIFVVGDLAHFAHQNGQPLPGVAPVAMQQGRYVANLIRARLEGKRLPDFRYVNKGNLAVIGRNAAVAELGMFRFSGFVAWLAWIFVHIWYLIEFDNKLLVLFQWAWSYFTRKRGARLITGSDPFPIMISK; from the coding sequence ATGGATAACCAAGATTCACTGCGCCATGTGGTCATCATTGGTGGAGGGTTTGGCGGGTTGTATGCGGCTCAAAGTTTGCGTCATACGCCAGTAAAAGTGACCCTAATAGATAAACGTAATTTCCATCTCTTCCAGCCGCTCTTGTATCAAGTAGCCACGGGCGGATTATCCCCGGGAGATATTTGTTCGCCACTCCGCGCGGTGCTGCGTCGTCAAAAAAATATCACCGTGTTAAATGCCGAAGTGATTGACATTGATGCCCAATACCGCCAGGTAATTTTACGAGATGGAAAATTGCATTACGATACTCTGATTGTAGCCACAGGTGTTAGCCATCACTACTTTGGGCATGAGGAGTGGGCCGAAATTGCACCGGGCCTAAAAAGTATTGAAGATGCCCTGAATATTCGACGGCGTATTCTGTTAGCCTTTGAAGCCGCAGAGCGAGAACCAGCCCAGCAACAACGCCAGGCGTGGATGCGATTTGTGGTAGTTGGGGGCGGGCCAACGGGACTGGAATTGGCCGGAGCATTGGGTGAGTTGGCTCATATGACTTTAAAAGAAGACTTTCGACATATCAACCCGGCCCAAGCTGATATTTTGGTGATAGAGGGAATGGAGCGAGTATTGCCCACCTATCCGGCAGATTTGTCGGCCAAAGCTGAAGCAGCCCTCAACCGCCTGGGGGTGACCGTGCGTTGCAATACCCTGGTGACCGATATTAGGGATAATACCGTTATCCTGCGTCACAATGACCAGGAAGAACAAATTCAAGCTCATACTATTGTGTGGGCGGCGGGCATGCGGGCTTCAGCGTTGGGGCAAGTGTTGGCCCAACGCATCGGCGTTGAATTGGACCGTTCCGGGCGGGTGCTGGTTGAACCCAATTTGTCCATCGTCGGCCAGCCTGATATTTTTGTGGTTGGCGACTTGGCCCACTTTGCGCATCAAAATGGCCAGCCCTTGCCTGGAGTTGCGCCAGTGGCAATGCAACAGGGGCGATATGTAGCTAATTTGATTAGGGCCAGGCTTGAAGGTAAACGTTTGCCTGATTTTCGGTATGTTAACAAAGGCAACCTGGCCGTTATTGGCCGGAATGCAGCGGTAGCCGAGTTGGGAATGTTCAGATTTTCTGGATTTGTGGCCTGGCTGGCCTGGATTTTTGTCCACATTTGGTATCTGATTGAGTTTGACAATAAGCTATTGGTCCTATTTCAATGGGCCTGGAGTTATTTCACTCGCAAACGTGGGGCGCGTTTGATTACGGGGTCCGACCCTTTTCCGATTATGATTAGCAAGTAA
- a CDS encoding creatininase family protein, translating to MTKFLTYDELTWPEVAHLPRDIPLILPLGPGYDLDRLAEALGQPGQVGLLPAFPFGWASSGLPVADELLGRYLANLLDSLRDDGFSRVYALTPPGVDLGLGPSRLVLPHPGQRQPQPLLPADAERDKVVIIPIGHTEQHGYHLPLSTDTLIIQAIARQTAAAAPTRAVTLPVMPYGVSTHRATFAGTLNAGGRAFEDFWLGVIETLARRGFNRFYLLSGHGGNCSFLVNVVKYAGERHRRIFCATAWLYLSGPEGVAALAQHRQSALGGMGHAGELETSLMLHLRPDLVRLERAVDETDFVTTPSYYMDWVEGGALIANPPWDDDTQTGAYGAGSLGTAEKGEYWLKAAIAEKAAHVEEIHTQHQRREQRRGAG from the coding sequence ATGACCAAATTTTTAACTTATGATGAATTGACCTGGCCGGAAGTGGCCCACTTGCCCCGCGATATTCCCCTTATTTTGCCGTTGGGGCCTGGCTATGACCTGGATCGTTTGGCCGAGGCGTTGGGGCAGCCTGGCCAGGTTGGGCTTTTGCCCGCGTTTCCTTTTGGCTGGGCAAGCAGTGGTTTGCCCGTGGCGGATGAGCTGCTGGGCCGTTACCTGGCCAACTTGTTAGACAGCCTGCGCGACGATGGCTTTAGCCGGGTTTATGCCTTAACCCCGCCGGGGGTTGACCTGGGTTTAGGCCCCAGCCGGTTGGTCCTGCCTCATCCCGGTCAACGGCAGCCTCAGCCCCTCCTGCCTGCCGACGCCGAACGCGACAAAGTGGTCATTATCCCTATTGGCCACACCGAACAGCATGGGTATCACCTGCCCCTCTCCACCGATACGCTCATCATCCAGGCCATTGCCCGCCAAACTGCGGCGGCTGCGCCTACCCGGGCCGTAACGCTGCCGGTGATGCCTTATGGCGTCAGCACGCACCGGGCCACCTTTGCGGGCACGCTGAACGCCGGGGGACGGGCCTTTGAGGATTTCTGGCTGGGCGTCATTGAGACGCTGGCCCGGCGCGGTTTTAACCGTTTTTACCTGTTAAGCGGCCACGGAGGGAATTGTTCGTTCCTGGTCAACGTGGTCAAGTATGCCGGGGAGCGGCACCGGCGCATCTTCTGCGCCACGGCCTGGCTTTACCTGTCGGGGCCAGAGGGGGTAGCGGCGCTGGCGCAGCATCGCCAATCTGCCCTGGGGGGGATGGGGCATGCCGGAGAGCTGGAAACATCGCTTATGTTACACTTGCGCCCAGATTTGGTGCGCCTGGAGCGGGCGGTGGATGAAACGGATTTTGTGACCACGCCCTCCTATTATATGGATTGGGTGGAAGGCGGTGCGTTGATAGCCAATCCGCCCTGGGACGACGACACCCAAACCGGCGCGTATGGCGCAGGCAGCCTGGGCACGGCGGAGAAGGGTGAGTATTGGCTAAAAGCTGCCATTGCTGAAAAAGCGGCCCATGTGGAAGAGATCCACACCCAGCACCAGCGCCGGGAACAGCGTCGCGGCGCTGGTTAA
- a CDS encoding zinc ribbon domain-containing protein, producing the protein MTKISFGRLLISGVLLVILIGLLITYFAVVNTLPTQIYTDAQQEYLNYNYSRSVSQKAPVLNIVQQGDQAAAMLPIQDSRVRATLAARYEEQEGVSVTVYDLDFQGEYHLVHTGSATNTIELFFPFPNNLETLHEVRFLVDDEEPANASYTTRGISWQVTLPPGEEHQVIISYQADGANRFSYGLPQDQRVNVDIVVTVLGLPGSEVPRAFLPTTSSKVTNEGEIFNWQYPGLIADRDIQLILPTRLSFTQRVAQLQDDFSILAGLAPFLVGIFLVTLFGVLRQSRVQLRSEGYLLIGCGLALFYPLLTFLSGLVGATLAAILALLLVSSLLLFFLGLAVGWRKIWWRVSLLLFIFLGIFSLGMLTPWRGLLLTMGGLLLVGIFMLLYARRPPPAEDIELALPSEKEALIKPESPLPLTKPEPVSPPAKEPPTRHCPYCARALADDYHFCPGCGHETASLRRCPHCAQAQFVPPELEQVYCLHCGQKIN; encoded by the coding sequence ATGACCAAGATTTCCTTTGGCCGTTTACTCATCAGCGGGGTATTGTTGGTTATCCTCATCGGCCTGCTTATAACTTACTTTGCCGTGGTCAACACCCTGCCCACTCAAATCTATACCGACGCGCAACAAGAATATCTTAACTACAATTACAGCCGGAGCGTGTCACAAAAAGCGCCAGTGTTGAACATTGTCCAGCAGGGCGACCAAGCAGCAGCGATGCTCCCCATCCAAGACAGCCGGGTGCGAGCCACCCTGGCCGCCCGCTACGAAGAGCAGGAAGGGGTCAGCGTGACCGTTTACGACCTTGACTTTCAGGGAGAATACCACCTGGTTCATACCGGCTCCGCCACCAACACCATTGAGCTATTCTTTCCTTTTCCCAACAACCTTGAAACGTTGCACGAGGTCCGTTTTTTGGTGGACGATGAAGAACCAGCCAACGCCAGCTATACCACGCGCGGCATCAGTTGGCAGGTCACTTTGCCGCCAGGCGAGGAACACCAGGTTATCATCAGCTATCAGGCCGATGGGGCCAACCGTTTCAGCTACGGCCTGCCGCAGGACCAGCGGGTCAACGTGGATATTGTGGTCACCGTTCTGGGCCTGCCGGGCAGCGAAGTGCCGCGCGCCTTCCTCCCCACCACCAGCAGCAAAGTAACCAACGAGGGTGAGATTTTCAACTGGCAATACCCCGGCCTGATTGCCGACCGCGACATACAACTAATCCTGCCCACCCGTCTGAGTTTTACCCAGCGCGTGGCCCAGTTGCAGGACGATTTCTCTATTCTGGCCGGATTGGCTCCATTTCTGGTTGGCATTTTCCTGGTCACCCTGTTTGGCGTCCTCCGCCAGAGCCGGGTTCAGTTGCGGTCAGAGGGGTATCTTTTGATAGGCTGCGGGTTGGCCCTTTTTTATCCTCTACTGACCTTTTTGAGCGGTCTGGTGGGCGCAACCCTGGCGGCTATCCTGGCCTTGCTGCTCGTCAGCAGCCTGCTGCTGTTCTTCTTGGGCCTGGCCGTTGGTTGGCGTAAAATCTGGTGGCGGGTGAGCTTGCTGTTGTTCATCTTCCTGGGTATTTTTTCGCTGGGGATGTTGACTCCCTGGCGGGGATTGTTGTTGACTATGGGGGGGCTGTTGTTGGTAGGTATTTTTATGTTGCTCTACGCCCGCCGCCCGCCCCCCGCAGAAGATATAGAATTGGCCCTACCGTCTGAAAAGGAGGCATTAATAAAACCTGAATCTCCCTTACCCTTGACCAAACCAGAACCAGTCTCACCCCCGGCTAAAGAACCACCCACCCGCCATTGCCCTTACTGCGCCCGCGCCCTGGCCGATGACTACCACTTTTGCCCCGGCTGCGGCCACGAGACCGCGTCCCTGCGCCGCTGCCCCCACTGCGCGCAGGCGCAGTTTGTCCCGCCGGAACTGGAACAGGTTTATTGCCTGCACTGCGGGCAAAAAATCAATTAA
- a CDS encoding amidohydrolase → MFTKAKAMQAQLTDWRRDFHAHPELGFEEIRTSTRVAEELDKMGYRVRRGVGRTGVVADSGFGQPAIAIRADMDALPIQEANEVAYASQNSGVMHACGHDAHTAMALGVAALLSTEQFPGMVRFLFQPSEEVADEEGFSGAMRMIQEGVLEGMDAVIALHVDPTTPVGSIRVDAGPASGGVDSWFGWIIGKGGHGAYPHEVIDPFYISAHIILALNGIVSRRLAPFNPAVVSIGSLHGGSTENVIPTRVDITGTLRYTDVKIQKQIHAEIKRAFELSHSLGGNYELEFEIGVPPMLNHPQVVALIKSVAADLLGPEHVLPMAKELGAEDFSCFSKAIPGAMFDLGALIEGDMRYSHNPRFDIDEGALPVGVAILTETALRFLRQGKQNGQTG, encoded by the coding sequence ATGTTTACTAAAGCTAAGGCCATGCAGGCGCAGTTAACTGATTGGCGACGTGACTTTCATGCCCACCCGGAACTGGGTTTTGAGGAGATTCGCACCTCAACCCGGGTGGCCGAAGAATTGGATAAGATGGGGTACCGGGTCCGGCGGGGGGTAGGCCGGACCGGGGTGGTGGCCGATAGTGGTTTTGGCCAGCCGGCGATTGCTATCCGCGCCGATATGGATGCCCTGCCTATTCAAGAGGCCAATGAAGTAGCTTACGCTTCCCAAAATTCGGGAGTCATGCACGCCTGCGGTCACGACGCGCACACAGCCATGGCGCTTGGCGTGGCGGCTTTACTGTCAACCGAGCAGTTTCCGGGCATGGTCCGGTTTTTGTTCCAGCCCTCCGAAGAAGTGGCCGACGAGGAAGGTTTCAGCGGGGCGATGCGGATGATCCAGGAGGGGGTCTTAGAAGGGATGGATGCAGTGATTGCCTTGCACGTTGATCCTACCACTCCGGTGGGCAGTATTCGGGTTGACGCCGGCCCGGCTTCCGGGGGAGTGGATTCCTGGTTTGGCTGGATCATCGGCAAGGGGGGGCACGGGGCCTATCCCCACGAAGTGATTGACCCCTTTTATATTTCGGCTCACATTATTCTGGCGCTCAACGGCATTGTCTCCCGCCGCCTGGCTCCGTTCAATCCGGCGGTGGTCAGCATTGGCTCCTTGCACGGCGGGTCCACCGAAAATGTCATCCCCACCCGGGTGGATATTACCGGCACCTTACGTTACACCGATGTGAAAATACAAAAACAAATTCATGCCGAAATCAAACGCGCCTTTGAGCTGTCCCACTCGTTGGGCGGTAATTATGAACTGGAATTTGAGATAGGCGTGCCGCCCATGTTGAATCATCCCCAGGTAGTTGCCCTGATCAAGAGCGTGGCCGCCGATCTGCTTGGCCCGGAACATGTTTTGCCCATGGCCAAAGAACTGGGCGCGGAGGATTTTAGCTGTTTTTCCAAAGCAATCCCCGGCGCAATGTTTGATTTGGGCGCGCTTATTGAGGGCGATATGCGTTATAGTCACAACCCCCGGTTTGACATTGACGAAGGCGCTTTGCCCGTTGGCGTGGCCATTCTAACCGAAACAGCCCTGCGCTTTCTGCGGCAAGGAAAACAAAATGGACAAACCGGCTAA
- a CDS encoding S9 family peptidase, producing MDKPAKLTEKYEHRGWPSLARPDMKPPPGWSLSLITSIERIRHHALSPDGQTIAFIKDGETLSDVYTLAVSGGWPQRISTDRALVAYWEGDVPQWSPDGRWLAFTKDNHVYLAPAAGGLPQKITDFATGASAPKWMPDSYGLIVSVERYEADQLVLTDRAGGWPRALTNSGDGNHWHAQPSPDGTMVAFIFQPFDDLNRLDLRLIDLANDQIRLLHGRPKVRMWLPRWSPDGQWLAFISQQAGYDDLWLIRPNEEGLRQLTKLGYDISDPAWSPDGKHIACTVNRGGAIDLALVEVNTGRVTDLRSGPGVHSYPRWSPDGSFLTFEYESPLQPPDIYRLDLAAGQVKPLTFSQSPTLAGNELVLPKRVAYQSNDGLEIPAFLYHPPQPNGAAILYPHGGPSAQYLLEWDILAQYLVAKGYTFLAPNYRGSTGYGVDFERANYNDWGQGDMQDCLYGAKYLRSLPGLDPARLAIMGPSYGGYLTICCLSRDPEYLFACGIAKYGDANLISSWAQCKRELRLYIETFLGHPAQNRQVYLEGSPLYDVQNVKKPMFILHGLLDKVVAPEASEEWVEALKRYGKTFEYKTYANEAHGLLRRANQLDAYTRIERFLDWYLLP from the coding sequence ATGGACAAACCGGCTAAGCTCACCGAAAAATATGAACATCGCGGCTGGCCCTCACTGGCGCGCCCGGATATGAAACCGCCCCCCGGTTGGAGCCTATCGCTCATTACCTCTATTGAGCGCATCCGCCACCACGCTCTTTCGCCGGATGGCCAGACCATCGCTTTTATCAAAGACGGTGAAACGCTTTCTGATGTTTACACCCTGGCCGTATCCGGCGGCTGGCCGCAGCGGATTTCTACCGACCGCGCTCTGGTGGCCTATTGGGAAGGTGATGTGCCGCAGTGGTCGCCGGATGGCCGCTGGCTGGCTTTCACCAAAGACAACCATGTCTACCTGGCCCCGGCCGCCGGCGGACTGCCGCAGAAAATCACCGATTTTGCTACCGGCGCGAGCGCGCCCAAATGGATGCCGGATAGTTACGGCCTGATCGTGTCGGTGGAACGGTACGAGGCCGACCAACTGGTGCTGACCGACCGGGCCGGAGGTTGGCCACGCGCCCTCACCAATTCTGGCGACGGTAATCATTGGCACGCCCAGCCTTCGCCCGATGGGACCATGGTTGCCTTTATTTTTCAGCCCTTTGACGACCTGAACCGGCTTGACCTGCGCCTGATTGACCTGGCCAATGACCAGATTCGCCTGCTGCATGGCCGGCCCAAAGTGCGGATGTGGCTGCCGCGCTGGTCGCCGGATGGGCAATGGCTGGCCTTTATCTCGCAACAGGCCGGTTATGACGATCTGTGGCTGATCCGGCCCAACGAAGAAGGGCTGCGCCAATTGACCAAACTTGGTTACGATATATCGGACCCGGCCTGGTCGCCGGACGGGAAACACATTGCCTGCACCGTCAATCGCGGCGGGGCCATTGATCTGGCCCTGGTTGAAGTGAACACAGGCCGGGTGACCGATTTACGCAGCGGGCCGGGCGTCCATTCGTACCCGCGCTGGTCGCCGGATGGTTCATTTCTTACTTTTGAGTATGAAAGCCCTCTCCAACCGCCCGATATTTACCGGCTTGACCTGGCGGCCGGCCAGGTCAAGCCCCTGACCTTCTCCCAATCACCAACGCTGGCCGGCAATGAACTGGTGCTGCCCAAAAGGGTGGCGTATCAGAGTAACGATGGCCTGGAAATTCCCGCGTTTCTCTACCACCCTCCTCAGCCCAACGGCGCGGCCATTTTATACCCGCATGGCGGGCCGTCGGCCCAATACCTGCTTGAATGGGACATCCTGGCCCAATACCTGGTGGCCAAAGGTTACACTTTTCTGGCCCCCAACTATCGCGGCTCCACCGGCTACGGCGTAGACTTTGAGCGGGCCAATTACAACGATTGGGGCCAGGGCGATATGCAGGACTGTCTTTACGGGGCCAAATACCTGCGCAGCCTGCCCGGCCTTGACCCCGCCCGGCTGGCCATTATGGGGCCGAGCTATGGTGGTTATCTGACCATCTGCTGCCTCTCCCGCGACCCGGAATACCTGTTTGCCTGCGGCATTGCCAAATACGGCGACGCCAATCTCATCAGCTCGTGGGCGCAATGCAAGCGGGAGTTGCGGCTGTATATTGAAACCTTTCTGGGCCATCCAGCCCAAAATCGCCAGGTCTACCTTGAGGGGTCGCCCCTGTACGATGTGCAAAACGTCAAAAAGCCGATGTTCATTCTGCACGGCTTATTGGACAAGGTGGTTGCGCCGGAGGCTTCAGAAGAATGGGTGGAGGCGCTCAAGCGTTACGGCAAAACTTTTGAATACAAAACTTACGCCAACGAGGCCCATGGCTTATTGCGCCGCGCCAATCAACTGGATGCCTACACCCGGATTGAACGCTTTTTAGACTGGTATCTACTGCCATGA
- a CDS encoding glycine C-acetyltransferase — translation MTDKLAWLDNALRELREKKLYNTIRTIASPQGAWLTVDGRQTLNFCSNNYLGLANDSRLARAAKAAIDDLGVGPGAVRSIAGTLSLHLELEKRLAEFKEAEAAIALQSGFSANLAVIAALVGRGDAIFSDELNHASIIDGCRLSRADIVRYPHNNAAALRDLLAEKRGQYNRAIIISDGVFSMDGDLAPLPALADLADEFNCMIMVDDAHGEGVMGRGGRGIVHHFNLQGRVDVEVGTMSKAFGVVGGYVAGKAVIVEWLRQRGRPFLFSSAMTVPDTAACLAAVNILEESTALVDRLWQNTRYFKEKMQALGFDLGRSVTPITPVMLKAEELTQTFSRRLFEEGVFATAIAYPTVPMGQARIRVMISAGHSQEDLDQGLDIFTRVGRELGVIG, via the coding sequence ATGACCGATAAATTAGCCTGGCTGGACAATGCTTTGCGCGAACTGCGCGAGAAAAAGCTGTACAATACCATCCGCACTATTGCCTCGCCCCAGGGCGCCTGGCTGACGGTGGACGGCCGCCAAACCCTGAACTTTTGCTCCAACAATTACCTGGGCCTGGCCAACGATTCCCGGCTGGCCCGGGCCGCCAAAGCGGCCATTGATGATCTGGGGGTGGGGCCGGGGGCTGTGCGCAGCATCGCCGGGACCTTGAGCTTGCACCTTGAACTGGAAAAACGCTTGGCCGAGTTCAAAGAAGCGGAAGCGGCCATTGCCCTGCAATCCGGTTTTTCGGCCAATCTGGCCGTCATTGCCGCCCTGGTGGGCCGGGGCGACGCCATTTTTTCCGACGAGCTCAACCATGCCAGCATCATTGACGGCTGCCGCCTGAGCCGGGCGGACATCGTCCGCTACCCGCACAACAACGCCGCCGCTCTGCGGGACTTACTGGCGGAGAAACGCGGCCAATACAACCGGGCCATCATCATTAGCGATGGTGTGTTCAGCATGGACGGCGACCTTGCCCCCCTGCCGGCCCTGGCCGACTTGGCCGACGAATTCAATTGCATGATCATGGTTGACGACGCGCACGGCGAGGGCGTTATGGGTCGCGGCGGGCGGGGCATTGTGCATCATTTCAACCTGCAAGGCCGGGTAGACGTGGAAGTGGGCACTATGTCTAAAGCCTTTGGCGTGGTGGGTGGCTACGTGGCCGGAAAAGCCGTTATTGTGGAATGGCTGCGCCAGCGCGGTCGCCCTTTCCTCTTCTCCTCGGCTATGACCGTGCCGGATACGGCGGCCTGCCTGGCCGCGGTCAACATTCTGGAAGAAAGCACCGCCCTGGTAGACCGCCTATGGCAGAATACCCGCTACTTCAAAGAAAAAATGCAAGCCCTGGGTTTTGACCTTGGCCGGAGCGTTACGCCCATCACGCCCGTGATGCTTAAAGCGGAAGAACTGACCCAAACATTCAGCCGTCGCCTCTTTGAAGAAGGCGTGTTTGCCACGGCTATTGCTTACCCCACCGTGCCCATGGGCCAGGCCCGCATCCGGGTGATGATCTCTGCCGGGCATAGCCAGGAAGATTTGGACCAGGGCCTGGACATTTTTACTCGCGTTGGGCGCGAATTGGGCGTGATTGGCTGA